A genome region from Nitrospirota bacterium includes the following:
- a CDS encoding DUF445 family protein — translation MRAHAGLPTGASFIQKHIKTILVCVFALMALTFLASAWYPPLEVLSKILLGGFVGGFTNSVAIKMLFEKKWYLPGSGVLFENRDAIIESLALTAEKHLLDVEHMEDWLREEVRKMNLAETKKVLNSFLEDFREQMLRFVHSPRAHRRVKEMLKSVARKSSVGLPAKLFILVGFRESKLDELADDILLEVGVQVSEFEVSYPMLQSIVQHTGTLEDFLFTPQNTLLRKNYDFSGSFMSFFFAKLRVREIVADKLSRYTPEEVTDIVSRNIRQHLPWLEFFGIVLGCLFVGIFELLHGPLGGIMERLASLLP, via the coding sequence ATGCGTGCGCACGCGGGGCTCCCCACGGGAGCGTCCTTCATACAGAAGCACATAAAGACGATACTCGTCTGCGTTTTCGCCCTCATGGCCCTGACGTTTCTGGCGAGCGCGTGGTATCCTCCGCTCGAGGTGCTCTCCAAGATTCTCCTTGGAGGGTTCGTCGGGGGGTTTACCAACTCGGTGGCCATCAAGATGCTCTTCGAGAAGAAGTGGTACCTGCCGGGCTCGGGGGTCCTTTTTGAAAACCGCGACGCCATCATAGAGTCCCTGGCCCTGACCGCCGAGAAGCACCTCCTTGACGTGGAGCACATGGAGGACTGGCTCAGGGAAGAGGTCCGCAAGATGAATCTCGCCGAGACGAAGAAGGTTCTGAACTCCTTTTTGGAGGATTTCCGCGAGCAGATGCTCCGGTTCGTCCACTCTCCCAGGGCCCACCGGAGGGTGAAGGAGATGCTGAAGAGCGTGGCGCGGAAGAGCAGCGTGGGCCTGCCGGCCAAGCTTTTCATCCTGGTGGGCTTCCGGGAGAGCAAGCTCGACGAGCTGGCCGACGACATCCTCCTGGAGGTGGGGGTGCAGGTCTCGGAGTTCGAGGTCTCCTACCCCATGCTGCAGAGCATCGTCCAGCACACGGGGACCCTGGAGGATTTCCTCTTTACTCCGCAGAACACCCTGCTCCGGAAAAACTACGATTTTTCCGGTTCTTTCATGTCGTTCTTTTTCGCGAAGCTCAGGGTCAGGGAGATTGTCGCGGACAAGCTCTCCCGGTACACCCCCGAGGAGGTCACCGACATCGTCAGCAGGAACATCCGGCAGCATCTGCCCTGGCTGGAGTTCTTCGGCATCGTCCTGGGGTGCCTGTTCGTCGGGATTTTCGAGCTCCTGCATGGCCCCCTGGGCGGCATCATGGAGCGCCTTGCTTCTCTGCTCCCCTGA